A stretch of the Streptomyces sp. NBC_00078 genome encodes the following:
- a CDS encoding SpoIIE family protein phosphatase, whose translation MISLSVAWDDIGGLVDAHERFLAGARVEADVRGPVLESWKRCRSVGLQPHHLLLPYEAGLTLDERFQRAADPVLDKLAASLADMGTTIALCDARGRMIQRLGGGPALQHRLDQVNFAPGFDASEPVAGTNGVGTALAARVPVYVVGREHFADCLQPFACAGSPVRDPLSGCIEAVLDLTCLRDHGDPAMLRLVRTAARDIEGRLLDQATERERALLAAYRRAGLDGGGTPRPPGRPAQGHGNGHDGDGLGRIDLAVLRERAEELVASPDRTLVEVPLSGGRVATLLRRKVMGAAGEAGVAVEARVLGGPRLSGLGLPSSPQGTGPAPVTVAAAGAPASVISGTGTGPRAAAPMPTGPAPAAPTAPAPPAPPPAVVRTPAPLSPPPILPPPASHAETVGDVLDGAESRLLLVGEPGVGRLVVLARRRLELLHEAGIRIGTTLDVARTAEELAEVTVPRFADFAALDLPDAVLRGEEPEALGGRSALRRVAIHAVRKRPHHLYDVGDTVEYVPCTPQARCLETGQSIMEPALSEADGWLAQDPQRLTRVLAAGVHSLITVPLRARGTTLGVVSFYRSENPAPFEDDDLSLAQELVLRAATCIDNARRYTREHNTALALQRSLLPKGRPEQSAVEVAYRYLPARAGVGGDWFDVIPLSGARVALVVGDVVGHGLHAAATMGRLRTAVHNFCALDLSPDDLLAHLDDLVGRLDRGEGWEVESTQADSGIVGATCLYAVYDPVSRRCSLTRAGHPLPAVVAPDGTVEFVDLPAGQPLGLGGMPFETVELELAEGSQLVLYTDGLVEDRLHDIDSGLDRLRTVLAVAGRPPEDTCEAVLDAMLPSRPSDDVALLVARTHALGPDRVAQWDLPSDPAVVSRARTAVTRQLHAWNLDDLAFTTELVASELVTNAIRHATGPVQLRLMRDRALICEVSDGSSTSPRLRRARTEDEGGRGLFLVAQLTERWGTRYTPYGKVIWAEQPLP comes from the coding sequence GTGATCTCGTTGTCCGTCGCCTGGGACGACATCGGCGGACTCGTCGATGCCCACGAACGGTTTCTGGCCGGTGCGCGAGTCGAGGCGGACGTCCGCGGCCCGGTGCTCGAGTCCTGGAAGCGCTGCCGTTCCGTCGGGCTCCAGCCGCACCATCTGCTGCTCCCCTACGAAGCGGGCCTGACCCTGGACGAAAGGTTCCAGCGAGCCGCCGACCCGGTGCTGGACAAACTCGCCGCCTCCCTGGCCGACATGGGCACGACCATCGCGCTGTGCGACGCGCGGGGCCGCATGATCCAGCGGCTCGGCGGCGGCCCGGCGCTGCAGCACCGACTCGACCAGGTCAACTTCGCCCCGGGATTCGACGCATCCGAACCGGTGGCCGGCACCAACGGCGTGGGCACCGCGCTCGCGGCACGCGTCCCCGTCTACGTCGTCGGCCGTGAGCACTTCGCCGACTGCCTGCAACCCTTCGCCTGCGCGGGCTCCCCCGTGCGGGACCCGCTGAGCGGATGCATCGAGGCCGTCCTCGACCTCACCTGCCTGCGCGATCACGGCGACCCCGCCATGCTGCGACTGGTCCGCACGGCCGCCCGGGACATCGAGGGCAGGCTCCTCGACCAGGCCACGGAACGGGAACGGGCACTCCTCGCCGCCTACCGCCGGGCCGGCCTCGACGGGGGCGGGACGCCACGGCCGCCGGGCCGGCCGGCGCAGGGCCACGGCAACGGGCACGACGGCGACGGCCTCGGCCGGATCGACCTGGCCGTGCTGCGGGAACGGGCCGAGGAACTCGTCGCCTCGCCGGACCGCACCCTCGTCGAGGTGCCGCTGTCCGGTGGCCGGGTCGCCACGCTGCTGCGGCGCAAGGTCATGGGCGCGGCGGGGGAGGCCGGGGTCGCGGTGGAGGCGCGCGTCCTGGGCGGGCCGCGGCTGAGCGGCCTCGGACTGCCGTCGTCGCCGCAGGGAACCGGGCCGGCGCCGGTGACGGTCGCCGCAGCGGGGGCGCCCGCATCGGTGATCTCCGGTACCGGGACCGGACCGAGGGCCGCCGCACCCATGCCGACCGGACCGGCCCCGGCCGCGCCGACGGCGCCCGCCCCGCCGGCTCCGCCCCCCGCCGTCGTACGAACGCCGGCCCCTCTCTCTCCCCCTCCCATTCTCCCTCCACCGGCATCGCACGCCGAAACCGTCGGGGACGTCCTGGACGGGGCCGAGAGCCGGCTGCTGCTAGTCGGTGAGCCCGGTGTCGGCCGGCTGGTCGTACTCGCGCGCAGGCGGCTGGAGTTGCTGCACGAGGCGGGTATCCGGATCGGCACGACACTCGACGTGGCACGCACCGCGGAGGAGCTGGCCGAGGTGACCGTTCCGCGGTTCGCGGACTTCGCCGCCCTCGACCTGCCCGACGCGGTGCTGCGCGGCGAGGAGCCGGAGGCGCTCGGCGGGCGGAGCGCGCTGCGCCGGGTGGCCATCCACGCCGTACGCAAGCGGCCCCACCATCTGTACGACGTCGGCGACACCGTCGAGTACGTCCCGTGCACGCCGCAGGCCCGCTGCCTGGAGACCGGGCAGTCCATCATGGAACCCGCCCTGAGCGAGGCGGACGGCTGGCTCGCACAGGACCCGCAGCGACTGACACGGGTGCTCGCGGCGGGCGTGCACTCCCTGATCACCGTGCCGCTGCGGGCCCGCGGCACCACGCTCGGCGTGGTCAGCTTCTACCGTTCCGAGAATCCCGCGCCCTTCGAGGACGACGACCTCTCCCTCGCCCAGGAACTCGTCCTGCGCGCGGCGACCTGCATCGACAACGCCCGCCGCTACACCCGCGAGCACAACACCGCACTCGCCCTGCAGCGCAGCCTGCTGCCGAAGGGACGCCCCGAGCAGAGCGCCGTCGAGGTCGCCTACCGCTATCTGCCCGCGCGGGCCGGCGTCGGCGGCGACTGGTTCGACGTCATCCCGCTGTCCGGAGCCCGGGTGGCGCTGGTCGTCGGCGACGTCGTCGGGCACGGCCTGCACGCCGCCGCCACCATGGGCCGGCTGCGCACCGCCGTACACAACTTCTGTGCCCTCGACCTGTCCCCGGACGACCTGCTCGCCCACCTCGACGACCTGGTCGGACGCCTCGACCGGGGCGAGGGCTGGGAGGTGGAGAGCACCCAGGCCGACTCCGGCATAGTCGGAGCGACCTGCCTCTACGCCGTCTACGATCCGGTGTCCCGGCGCTGCTCCCTCACCCGCGCCGGGCACCCCCTGCCCGCGGTCGTCGCGCCGGACGGCACGGTCGAGTTCGTCGACCTGCCCGCCGGCCAGCCTCTGGGCCTGGGCGGCATGCCCTTCGAGACCGTCGAGCTGGAACTCGCCGAAGGCAGCCAACTGGTCCTCTACACCGACGGGCTGGTCGAGGACCGGCTGCACGACATCGACTCCGGCCTGGACCGGCTCCGCACCGTCCTGGCCGTCGCCGGCCGGCCCCCGGAGGACACCTGCGAGGCCGTGCTCGACGCGATGCTGCCGTCCCGGCCGAGTGACGACGTGGCCCTGCTCGTCGCCCGCACCCATGCCCTCGGCCCGGACCGGGTCGCCCAGTGGGACCTGCCCAGCGATCCGGCGGTCGTCTCCCGCGCCCGCACCGCGGTCACCCGGCAGCTGCACGCCTGGAACCTCGACGACCTCGCCTTCACCACCGAACTGGTCGCCAGCGAACTCGTCACCAACGCCATCCGCCACGCCACCGGCCCCGTGCAACTGCGCCTGATGCGGGACCGCGCCCTCATCTGCGAGGTCTCCGACGGCAGCAGCACCTCGCCCCGCCTGCGCCGCGCCCGCACGGAGGACGAGGGCGGCCGTGGCCTGTTCCTGGTCGCCCAGCTCACGGAGCGCTGGGGCACGCGGTACACGCCCTACGGCAAGGTCATCTGGGCGGAACAGCCGCTGCCGTGA
- a CDS encoding molybdopterin-dependent oxidoreductase gives MRRPLSSSPFSPSFWRSPLRGPWLTSVLGIVLLGGITVLFVTGLLSYAAYNPDLSPVNDTTPDKGILGFYLFSWPTDPHWLYRLTQGIHVTLGITLIPVLLAKLWSVVPKLFTLPPARSLAHALERISLLLLVGGGLFEFVTGVLNVQLDYVFPGSFYPLHFYGAWVFFAAFVAHAVLKMPMAWRNLRQLREERNELVSPDPDPPTVSRRGALGLVGGGSLLLLGTTAGQNFDGLRWTAVLAPHGGADPGSGPGGFQINKTAAYAGITAADRSEEGWRLVVRGRTGTVRLSRAELLRLPLHSSALPIACVEGWSTSDQWWRGVRLRDLAALVGYDGDPPDVFVESLQRHGAFRRAALRANQVADPRSLLALFVNGEDLTPDHGHPARIIVPAAPGVLNTKWVAAMTFGDL, from the coding sequence ATGAGACGGCCCCTCTCCTCGTCCCCCTTCTCGCCTTCCTTCTGGCGCAGCCCGCTGCGCGGCCCCTGGCTGACGTCGGTGCTCGGCATCGTCCTGCTCGGCGGGATCACCGTGCTGTTCGTGACGGGCCTGCTCTCGTACGCCGCCTACAACCCGGACCTGTCGCCGGTGAACGACACGACCCCGGACAAGGGGATCCTGGGCTTCTACCTGTTTTCCTGGCCCACCGACCCGCACTGGCTGTACCGGCTCACCCAGGGCATCCATGTCACCCTCGGGATCACGCTGATCCCCGTCCTGCTGGCCAAGCTGTGGTCGGTCGTGCCCAAGCTGTTCACGCTGCCGCCCGCCCGCTCCCTCGCCCACGCCCTGGAGCGGATCTCGCTGCTGCTGCTGGTCGGCGGCGGACTGTTCGAGTTCGTCACCGGCGTGCTGAACGTCCAGCTGGACTACGTCTTCCCCGGCTCCTTCTACCCGCTGCACTTCTACGGAGCCTGGGTCTTCTTCGCCGCGTTCGTCGCGCACGCCGTGCTGAAGATGCCGATGGCCTGGCGCAATCTGCGTCAACTGCGCGAGGAGCGCAACGAGTTGGTGTCCCCCGACCCCGACCCGCCCACCGTGTCCCGGCGGGGCGCCCTCGGGCTGGTCGGGGGCGGCTCGCTGCTGCTGCTGGGCACGACGGCCGGGCAAAACTTCGACGGGCTGCGCTGGACCGCGGTGCTGGCCCCGCACGGCGGCGCCGATCCCGGCAGCGGCCCCGGCGGCTTTCAGATCAACAAGACCGCCGCGTACGCCGGGATCACCGCCGCCGACAGGAGCGAGGAGGGCTGGCGCCTGGTGGTGAGGGGGCGCACCGGAACCGTCCGGCTCAGCCGCGCCGAGCTTCTCCGACTCCCGTTGCACAGCTCGGCGTTGCCCATCGCCTGCGTCGAGGGCTGGTCGACCTCGGACCAGTGGTGGCGCGGCGTACGGCTGCGGGACCTCGCGGCCCTCGTCGGCTACGACGGGGATCCGCCCGACGTGTTCGTGGAGTCGCTGCAACGGCACGGCGCCTTCCGCCGGGCCGCCCTGCGCGCCAACCAGGTCGCCGACCCGCGCTCCCTGCTCGCGCTGTTCGTCAACGGTGAGGACCTGACCCCCGACCACGGCCACCCGGCACGGATCATCGTGCCCGCGGCACCCGGCGTGCTCAACACCAAGTGGGTGGCCGCAATGACCTTCGGAGACCTGTGA
- a CDS encoding class I SAM-dependent methyltransferase produces the protein MTTWIGRQPGAGTGANSGTGTFTHVGAGPLTDDGTWSADPYAHALRTGRGPLFLRRADGWLLLLEVERWCSEADAVDLEVVRRCEGAVLDVGCGPGRLVAALGARGWPVLGIDVSEEAVARTIGLGGQALRRSVFEALPAEGRWGTALLLDGNLGIGGDPSALLARMAQLLCPGGMLIAETVSGPDVDERVRVHVTDARGAAGSPFPWARLGTQALLRHARRAGWRAVDQWTAGDRCFVALRNRSTNSTAEPPKSTAVTNSQRARKPSADRPVADA, from the coding sequence GTGACGACGTGGATCGGCCGGCAGCCGGGCGCCGGTACCGGCGCCAACAGTGGCACTGGCACCTTCACGCACGTCGGTGCCGGCCCCCTCACCGACGACGGCACCTGGTCCGCGGACCCCTACGCCCATGCCCTGCGCACCGGTCGGGGCCCGCTGTTCCTGCGGCGCGCCGACGGGTGGTTGCTGCTGCTGGAGGTGGAGCGTTGGTGCTCCGAGGCCGACGCGGTGGACCTGGAGGTGGTGCGGCGCTGCGAGGGCGCGGTGCTGGACGTCGGCTGCGGGCCGGGCCGCCTGGTCGCGGCACTCGGCGCGCGCGGATGGCCGGTGCTCGGCATCGACGTGAGCGAAGAGGCCGTCGCGCGCACGATCGGGCTGGGCGGACAGGCACTGCGCCGCTCCGTCTTCGAGGCTCTGCCCGCCGAGGGCCGCTGGGGCACCGCGCTCCTGCTCGACGGCAACCTCGGCATCGGCGGCGACCCGAGCGCCCTGCTCGCCCGGATGGCCCAACTCCTGTGTCCAGGCGGCATGTTGATCGCGGAGACGGTTTCCGGGCCGGATGTCGACGAGCGGGTCCGGGTACATGTCACCGATGCGCGAGGGGCCGCCGGCAGCCCCTTCCCCTGGGCCAGACTCGGCACGCAGGCCCTGCTGCGGCACGCGCGTCGCGCGGGCTGGCGTGCCGTCGATCAGTGGACAGCCGGCGACCGTTGCTTCGTCGCCCTGCGCAACCGCAGCACGAACAGCACCGCCGAACCACCGAAGAGCACTGCCGTCACCAACAGCCAACGCGCAAGGAAACCGTCGGCCGACAGGCCGGTCGCGGACGCGTAG
- a CDS encoding DUF2064 domain-containing protein: MTTLLVIAKEPVPGRVKTRLTPPFTPQEAAALAEAALADTLDVVARTPAHRRVLVLEGAPGPWLPSGFEVVRQCPGGLDERLAAAFASCTGPALLIGMDTPQVTPGLLTVDFSECDAWFGPAQDGGFWALGLAEPDPSLLLGVPMSTPHTGAVQRARLAGLRVRELPCLRDVDTAHDAELVAGTAPSGRFAATLAQLTAAAR, from the coding sequence ATGACCACGCTCCTGGTCATCGCGAAGGAACCCGTGCCGGGGCGGGTGAAGACCCGGCTGACACCGCCGTTCACTCCTCAGGAGGCGGCCGCGCTCGCCGAGGCGGCTCTCGCGGACACCCTGGACGTCGTGGCGCGGACCCCCGCGCACCGCCGGGTGCTGGTCCTGGAGGGCGCGCCGGGCCCCTGGCTGCCGTCCGGCTTCGAGGTCGTACGGCAGTGCCCGGGCGGGCTCGACGAACGGCTGGCCGCCGCCTTCGCGAGCTGCACAGGGCCGGCCCTCCTCATCGGCATGGACACCCCGCAGGTGACTCCCGGCCTCCTCACGGTCGACTTCTCCGAGTGCGACGCCTGGTTCGGCCCCGCGCAGGACGGCGGCTTCTGGGCTCTCGGGCTGGCCGAACCCGACCCTTCACTCCTGCTCGGCGTCCCGATGTCGACGCCCCACACGGGCGCCGTCCAACGGGCCCGCCTCGCGGGCCTGCGGGTACGGGAGCTGCCCTGCCTGCGCGATGTGGACACCGCACACGACGCCGAACTCGTCGCCGGGACCGCACCGTCCGGACGCTTCGCAGCGACCCTGGCACAGCTCACGGCGGCGGCCCGGTGA
- a CDS encoding glycosyltransferase family 2 protein, with protein MTTPSSDEDVSGLREPVAVSVDVVLPCLDEAEALPRVLARIPAGWRALVVDNGSTDGSADIARALGARVVHEERRGFGAACHAGLTAATADIVCFCDCDASLDPADLVPFVRRILAGEADLVLGRRRPRSRGAWPPHARVGNLALTRLLRRRCGLRLHDLGPLRAARREPLLALGLSDRRSGYPLQMVVRAADAGWRIAEYDVPYRPRAGASKVTGTWRGTWQAVRDMSRVLAEPPVDLPVREGARP; from the coding sequence GTGACGACCCCTTCTTCCGACGAAGACGTATCCGGCCTGCGCGAACCGGTCGCGGTGTCCGTGGACGTCGTGCTCCCCTGTCTCGACGAGGCCGAGGCCCTCCCCCGGGTGCTGGCACGCATCCCGGCCGGCTGGCGCGCGCTCGTCGTGGACAACGGCTCCACCGACGGCTCGGCGGACATCGCCCGCGCCCTCGGCGCGCGCGTGGTGCACGAGGAGCGGCGCGGCTTCGGTGCCGCCTGCCATGCCGGCCTGACCGCCGCCACGGCGGACATCGTCTGCTTCTGCGACTGCGACGCCTCACTCGACCCGGCCGACCTGGTGCCCTTCGTGCGCCGGATCCTGGCCGGTGAGGCGGATCTGGTGCTCGGCCGCCGCCGCCCGCGCTCCCGTGGCGCCTGGCCGCCGCACGCCCGCGTCGGCAACCTCGCCCTCACCCGTCTCCTGCGCCGCCGCTGCGGCCTGCGCCTGCACGACCTCGGCCCCCTGCGCGCCGCCCGCCGCGAGCCCCTGCTCGCTCTCGGCCTCTCGGACCGCCGCAGCGGCTACCCCCTGCAGATGGTCGTGCGCGCGGCCGACGCGGGCTGGCGCATCGCCGAGTACGACGTCCCGTACCGGCCGCGCGCGGGCGCCTCCAAGGTGACCGGCACCTGGCGCGGGACGTGGCAGGCGGTGCGGGACATGAGCCGGGTGCTGGCCGAGCCGCCCGTGGACCTGCCGGTGCGGGAAGGAGCCCGCCCATGA
- a CDS encoding response regulator, translated as MEQQQYGQTGARVLVVDDDPTVAEVVTGYLDRAGYVVDRAGDGPEALARAAAHWPDLVVLDLMLPGMDGLEVCRRIRGRGPVPVIMLTARGDEDDRILGLEVGADDYVTKPFSPRELVLRVESVLRRTRPAQPAGVLGAAGLSLDPAARRALKGGAELALTIREFDLLAFFLRHPGRVFSREDLMREVWGWDFGDLSTVTVHVRRLRGKVEDDPGRPRLIQTVWGVGYRFDSEGGFDGGAEGGFEHGSRAEA; from the coding sequence ATGGAGCAGCAGCAATACGGACAGACCGGGGCCCGGGTGCTCGTCGTCGACGACGACCCCACCGTCGCCGAGGTCGTCACCGGGTACCTCGACCGGGCCGGATACGTCGTCGACCGGGCGGGCGACGGCCCCGAAGCGCTCGCCCGTGCCGCGGCGCACTGGCCGGACCTCGTCGTCCTGGACCTGATGCTGCCCGGCATGGACGGCCTGGAGGTGTGCCGGCGGATACGGGGACGCGGGCCCGTGCCGGTCATCATGCTCACCGCGCGCGGTGACGAGGACGACCGCATCCTCGGCCTGGAGGTCGGCGCCGACGACTACGTCACCAAGCCGTTCAGCCCGCGCGAACTGGTCCTGCGCGTCGAGTCCGTACTGCGCCGCACCCGTCCGGCCCAGCCGGCGGGAGTCCTCGGCGCCGCCGGCCTCTCGCTGGATCCGGCGGCCCGCCGTGCCCTCAAGGGGGGAGCCGAACTCGCCCTCACCATCCGGGAGTTCGACCTCCTCGCCTTCTTCCTGCGGCACCCGGGCCGTGTCTTCAGCCGCGAGGACCTGATGCGCGAGGTGTGGGGCTGGGACTTCGGCGACCTGTCGACCGTCACCGTCCATGTGCGCCGGCTGCGGGGCAAGGTCGAGGACGACCCGGGCAGACCCCGTCTCATCCAGACCGTGTGGGGCGTCGGCTACCGCTTCGACTCGGAAGGCGGCTTCGACGGCGGCGCAGAAGGCGGCTTCGAACACGGCTCCCGAGCGGAGGCGTGA
- a CDS encoding sensor histidine kinase KdpD: MRDNLLIALFAFLGAAAAGLLGACVLLLIRRRSLALHLGVVAAVAVSAMLAGTLAVAQAMFLSGHDLKVVTTVVAMAAVVSLATALLLGRWVAARSLALTLAARSFGDGGDFTSPDGPATAELSALSRELEATSTKLAESRERERALEASRRELVAWISHDLRTPLAGLRAMSEALEDGVAADPDRYLRQIRTEVERLNGMVGDLFELSRIHAGALALSPSRISLYDLVGDALAGADPLARENGVRLVGYRVEPLPVEVDGKEMSRVLGNLLVNAIRRTPADGTVAVAAERSPEGVVLSVTDGCGGIPDEDLPRVFDTGWRGTHARTPPAGAGLGLAIVRGIVEAHQGTATVRNVPGGCRFEVVLPAAAS, from the coding sequence ATGCGCGACAACCTCCTCATCGCCCTGTTCGCCTTCCTCGGCGCGGCCGCGGCCGGACTGCTCGGCGCCTGTGTGCTGCTGCTGATCCGGCGCCGCTCGCTCGCCCTGCACCTCGGCGTGGTCGCCGCCGTCGCCGTCTCCGCGATGCTCGCGGGCACCCTCGCGGTCGCGCAGGCCATGTTCCTGTCCGGGCACGACCTGAAGGTCGTCACGACCGTCGTCGCGATGGCCGCCGTGGTCTCCCTTGCCACCGCGCTGCTCCTGGGCCGCTGGGTCGCCGCACGCAGCCTCGCCCTCACCCTCGCCGCCCGCTCCTTCGGCGACGGCGGCGACTTCACCTCGCCCGACGGCCCCGCCACCGCCGAACTCTCCGCCCTGAGCCGCGAGTTGGAGGCCACCAGCACCAAACTCGCCGAGTCCAGGGAACGCGAACGCGCCCTGGAGGCCTCCCGCCGTGAGCTGGTCGCCTGGATCTCCCACGACCTGCGCACTCCGCTGGCCGGCCTGCGCGCGATGTCGGAGGCCCTGGAGGACGGCGTCGCCGCCGACCCCGACCGCTATCTCAGACAGATCCGTACGGAGGTGGAGCGCCTGAACGGCATGGTCGGCGACCTCTTCGAACTCTCCCGTATCCACGCGGGAGCGCTGGCGCTGAGCCCGAGCCGGATCTCCCTGTACGACCTCGTCGGCGACGCGCTCGCGGGCGCCGACCCGCTGGCGCGCGAGAACGGCGTACGGCTGGTCGGATACCGGGTCGAGCCGTTGCCGGTCGAGGTGGACGGCAAGGAGATGAGCCGGGTGCTGGGCAATCTGCTGGTCAACGCGATCCGGCGGACCCCGGCCGACGGCACGGTCGCGGTGGCCGCCGAGCGTTCGCCCGAAGGCGTCGTCCTGTCCGTCACGGACGGCTGCGGCGGCATCCCGGACGAGGACCTCCCGCGCGTCTTCGACACCGGCTGGCGCGGCACGCACGCCCGAACCCCTCCTGCGGGGGCGGGACTCGGGCTTGCCATCGTGCGGGGCATCGTGGAGGCCCACCAGGGCACGGCCACCGTACGGAACGTCCCCGGCGGCTGCCGTTTCGAGGTGGTGCTGCCCGCTGCCGCATCGTGA